The genome window TCAATCTCGGCGCCATAACTCCCGCCGGCGTCCTGTTCCTGGGACGAGTCGCCTGGGGAAAAGAGCTGCCGAGCTTTGCCGGCAACATGAGGCAGACCCATGAGACCCTGGTGCTCGGCGGCGGCATCGGGTACCAGTTCAGCCAGTATTTCAGGATGGTCCTCTACTATGAGACCGTTCGGTACCATATGAAGGCGTACCTGTCCGATTTCACCAAGAAGGATCCGACACCTAACAATAATGTGTATGTCAAGGCGGAAGTGAAATTCTGACATGGTATCCCTCCCCCTTGATGGGTGAGGTCGGGTGGGGGTGATAGGTATAATAAATATAAATACCCCCTCCCACCAGGGGAGGGGGAGAATGATTTTGGAATAACTCTCGTTGAAGGCGGCCATGAATTATAGAAATCATAAAATAGAAGAGATAATTAAATCGAAAATACGCACCATTCCCGACTTCCCCAAGCCGGGAATCATGTTTCGTGACATCACCACGCTCCTCCATGACAGGGAAGGGTACCGGATGTGCATCGACGCCTTTATCAGGCGCTACGCGCGGATGGATATCGATTGCATAGCGGGTATCGAGGCGCGGGGCTTTCTCATCGGCGGCGCCATAGCCTACGAGCTGCGGAAGGGCCTGGTGCCCATCAGGAAAAAAGGAAAGCTTCCCTCGAAGAAGGTCTCATACGAATACGAGCTCGAATACGGCACGGATACCCTCGAGGTCCATATCGACGCGGTAAAAAAGGGAGACAAGGTGCTCATCATCGACGATCTCCTGGCCACGGGCGGGACGTCGCTGGCCTGCGCCAAGCTGGTGGAGAAGCTCGGCGGCGAGGTGGTGGAGCTCGCCTTCATCGTCGACCTGCCCGACGTCGGCGGCCGCGCGAAGATCGAGGAATCGGGCTACAATATCTACACCCTGGTGGAGTTCGAGGGGGATTGACGGCTCCACTCATAAAGGGCAATGGAGACCGATACCGGCGCGTTCAGCGACTCAACGGAGCTGTTCAGCGGTATCGAAACGGATTTGCCCCTGAAAGTATCGGGCAGGCCCGGGCCTTCAATGCCCGGCAGAAGCAGAAAACGCTCCGGGAAGGTGAACGAGTGCAGCGGATCGCCCTCCGCGTCCAGGGCCACCACGGACGAAACCCTCTCCTTTAACAGCGACGGCAGCTCGCGGATCGACGGTCCCCTTTCCATGACGGCGTTAAAGACACTCCCCGCAGAGGCCCTGATCGATTTAGGGTGATAGGGATTGGCCGCCTCCTTCAGCAGCACGATCTTTCCCACGTTGAACCCCACGGCGGAGCGTATGACCGATCCCACGTTCGCCGGATCCTGGAAGGGGACCAGGAGGGTGCACCCCGGACCGATATCCATATCCCATTCCTTCATCTCGGGGGTGCGCACGACAAGGATCGGCCCGCCGGTATTGAAGATGTCGATCTCGTTGAATAGGGATTTTTTCAGCACATAGAGGGACCCCGCGGCTTCATGCTTGTCTATAAGGGCGTTGATCCCATCGTCATCCTCGCCGTAGCCGTCATGGAGTATCAGCTCATCGATGGTTATGCCGTCCCGCCCCATCAGCTCGGCGATTATCTTTTTTCCCGATACCAGGGCCGTGCCCGATTTCCTGATGGCGCTTCCGTCGCCCAGCCTCTTCAGCTCTTTGAAGGTTTTGTTCTCCGGCGAGGTGATTGCGGTACCGGCAGTGGCTTTCAGGTCCTTGAGGATGGTAAAGGTTTTCTTCGTCACGGCGGTTTCCTTCCGATATGTGATGATGCGGCGCTCGTAATTGGTGCCGGGCAGACGGTAATGACGGTCCGTTTCCAGGGAATAGGACCGAAGGTTTTCGGGCGACACGCCGCCGAGGTCCCGGTCAGCCTCCGGTCCCTTCATGAAGATGACCTTTCCGCCCCTGGGCAGGAAGTGGTTCACCCGCGACAGGGTCTCGTCGATCGATTCCAGGGCGCGCGTTATCACCCCTTCCACCGTGAAAAAGGATTTGTCCGTCACCATGTGGGGATACACCTTCACGTCGCCGAGGCGGAGGGTGCGCGCGGCGGTCTCGAGAAAGGAGGCGCGCTTCTTCCTCGGCTCCGAGAGGATGACGCTGAGACGCGGAAGGTATATCTTCAGGGGAATCCCGGGGAAGCCGGCGCCGGTGCCGATGTCTATGATGGGCGAGGGGAGCTCGATGAATTCGGTGAAGTAGATCGAATCCACAAAATGCTTGATCACGATGTCCTCGAAATTGGTGATGCGCGTCAGGTCGAGCTCATCGTTGTTCTCGACCAGGAGATCATAGTAAGAGCCGAACTGGTCGAGCTGCCGCGGCGTCAGGTCGATGCCGCAGTTGCGGAAGATCTCGTTTATGAGGTTAGTGCTTTTATTGTCTGCCATGGAATTGTCACAGGGTTCCCACAGGGGAAGGATCCGGCAGATCGGTATCAATGTTTTTTTCGAACAATAGCACGGGCACGGCCTCGCTGTCATTGTGATTCTTTATCATGATCTCAAAGGGCCTGAACCCCAGCCTGGTATAAAGCAGCACGGCCGGCGTGTTTTCGCTCCAGCAGGGTATGACGATCCTCGTGACATTGTGCCGTAAAACGGCGATGTCGACCATCTCCTGTATGAGGCGCCGCCCCGCTCCTTTGTCGCGATGATTTTTGTCGATCATGACGTTGCCGATGTAGCACTGGACGTTCCTCTTGATGTTGAACAGATCGGCGAATCCGACGGGCGTGCCGTCCTCCATGAGGATCGTGGCGTCCGAACGGGATTCCACGAATTTCCTGAGGACCGCCACGGTCAGGGGATAGGCGACATCGGGAAAGGCGTAATGTGTCTCGCGCTCCCCGGCGATGAATCCGCACACCGTAGCAAGGTCGTTCTCATTGACAGGTCGTATTGTGTACATGGCTCTGACCCCCCGCCGGTCCGCGCTTCCCATCCAGCCCCGTTACGCAAGCCGGGCGCGCAAATAATCGACTATTGAATCGGCTCTGACCCCCTCCTGGGCGCCGCTCTTCAGGTCCTTGACAGTGCAGGTGCCGGCCGCAAGCTCGTCTTCGCCGATGACCAGGGCGAAGGACGCGCCCTCCCGGTCCGCCTTCTTGAACTGGGCCTTGAATCCCTTGGAGCCGGGATCCATGTCAGCGGAGATGCCGCCGGCGCGCAGTGCTCCGCAGAGGGAGACGGCCCGCTCCTGGGTAGCGCCGCCGGTGTGAACCAGGAATACGTCCACGCCGCCGCCTGATATCAAGCTCCCTTCAAGGAGCAGCTCCATCCGCTCTATGCCCGCGGCGAAGCCCACGGCCGGAGTCGGCTTCCCGCCGAATTCCTCCACCAGGTTGTCATACCTGCCGCCAGCGGCGAAAGCGTTCTGGCCGCCCAGTCGCGAGGTGACGAACTCGAAGGTGGTCCTGGTATAGTAATCGAGGCCTCGGACGAGGAGGTGGTCCTCCGTAAAGGCGATGCCGCCGCCGGCGAGGTATTGCTTTACCGCGCCGTGGTGCGTTTTGCACTCGTCGCAGAGGAAGTTCGTTGTCTTCGGCGCGTCCTTCTTCAGGGGCTGGCACGAGTCCTGCTTGCAGTCCAGGAGGCGCAGGGGATTCCGGTCAAGGCGAGAGGCGCAGTCCTTGCAGAGGAGGTCCTTCATGCCGCTGTAATAGGCGGTGAGCTCTTTCACAAAATTGGGCCTGCAGGCCGGGCATCCGATGGAGTTGATGAGGAGCGTGTAATCGCCGACCCCGGCCTTCTTCGCGATGGCGTCCATCATGGCCATGGCCTCAAAGTCATGGTAGGGGTCAGAGCTACCGAAGAGCTCCGCGCCGAACTGGTTGAACTGGCGCAGGCGGCCCTTCTGGGGCCGCTCGGCCCTGAACATGGGCCCGATGTAGAAGAACTTGCATGTGGCCAGGCGGTTGTACTCGCCGTTCTCGACGTAGGCTCGCACCACCGACGCGGTTCCTTCCGGACGGAGTGTGAGGCTGCGGCCGCCGCGGTCCTCGAAGGTGAACATCTCCTTGGACACGATGTCGGTCTCGTTGCCGAGGCCGCGCACGAAGACATCGGTGAACTCCATCACGGGGATGATGATTTCCTTGAAATTGAACAGCCTGAAGGCTTCCCGGGCAGCGCTGACAACGTGGTTTCGCCGGTCGATCCTATCGGGGAATATATCTTCAATGCCTGGAGGTCGTGATAACATTGTATAATCCTTAATTTTTATGCTTCTTAATACACTCCCGTAACGGGAGGTTGGAAGGGGTGACCCATAATGATGTCACCGTCGGTTATTATGTAACTAATGTGTCGCAGAGCGCGGTTTTTGTCAAGAGTACAATGGTAATTCGAAGAGATTTTTCATGTTGGGACAGCGATTATTATTCATGCGGCTAAGTTTAAAGATGATTAACATTACCGTCTTCTTCGAAGAATCGCATGGTCTCCCATTTCGGGATCAAATCTAATAGTATAGATGGCATTGGGCCTCGCCATTTCCACGCTGTTATTTTCCGCATCGATTATATCCTTAACAGTGAACCGCCCGTCTCTGATCGAGTCGTTAATAGGAA of Spirochaetota bacterium contains these proteins:
- a CDS encoding adenine phosphoribosyltransferase; amino-acid sequence: MNYRNHKIEEIIKSKIRTIPDFPKPGIMFRDITTLLHDREGYRMCIDAFIRRYARMDIDCIAGIEARGFLIGGAIAYELRKGLVPIRKKGKLPSKKVSYEYELEYGTDTLEVHIDAVKKGDKVLIIDDLLATGGTSLACAKLVEKLGGEVVELAFIVDLPDVGGRAKIEESGYNIYTLVEFEGD
- the rsmG gene encoding 16S rRNA (guanine(527)-N(7))-methyltransferase RsmG, producing MADNKSTNLINEIFRNCGIDLTPRQLDQFGSYYDLLVENNDELDLTRITNFEDIVIKHFVDSIYFTEFIELPSPIIDIGTGAGFPGIPLKIYLPRLSVILSEPRKKRASFLETAARTLRLGDVKVYPHMVTDKSFFTVEGVITRALESIDETLSRVNHFLPRGGKVIFMKGPEADRDLGGVSPENLRSYSLETDRHYRLPGTNYERRIITYRKETAVTKKTFTILKDLKATAGTAITSPENKTFKELKRLGDGSAIRKSGTALVSGKKIIAELMGRDGITIDELILHDGYGEDDDGINALIDKHEAAGSLYVLKKSLFNEIDIFNTGGPILVVRTPEMKEWDMDIGPGCTLLVPFQDPANVGSVIRSAVGFNVGKIVLLKEAANPYHPKSIRASAGSVFNAVMERGPSIRELPSLLKERVSSVVALDAEGDPLHSFTFPERFLLLPGIEGPGLPDTFRGKSVSIPLNSSVESLNAPVSVSIALYEWSRQSPSNSTRV
- a CDS encoding GNAT family N-acetyltransferase; the encoded protein is MYTIRPVNENDLATVCGFIAGERETHYAFPDVAYPLTVAVLRKFVESRSDATILMEDGTPVGFADLFNIKRNVQCYIGNVMIDKNHRDKGAGRRLIQEMVDIAVLRHNVTRIVIPCWSENTPAVLLYTRLGFRPFEIMIKNHNDSEAVPVLLFEKNIDTDLPDPSPVGTL
- a CDS encoding histidine--tRNA ligase, with product MLSRPPGIEDIFPDRIDRRNHVVSAAREAFRLFNFKEIIIPVMEFTDVFVRGLGNETDIVSKEMFTFEDRGGRSLTLRPEGTASVVRAYVENGEYNRLATCKFFYIGPMFRAERPQKGRLRQFNQFGAELFGSSDPYHDFEAMAMMDAIAKKAGVGDYTLLINSIGCPACRPNFVKELTAYYSGMKDLLCKDCASRLDRNPLRLLDCKQDSCQPLKKDAPKTTNFLCDECKTHHGAVKQYLAGGGIAFTEDHLLVRGLDYYTRTTFEFVTSRLGGQNAFAAGGRYDNLVEEFGGKPTPAVGFAAGIERMELLLEGSLISGGGVDVFLVHTGGATQERAVSLCGALRAGGISADMDPGSKGFKAQFKKADREGASFALVIGEDELAAGTCTVKDLKSGAQEGVRADSIVDYLRARLA